Proteins from a single region of Sporosarcina sp. P33:
- a CDS encoding NFACT family protein — protein MAFDGLFTKAIVSELQQLKTGRISKIHQPNSQEIIFQIRANNKNHKLLVSLHPSFSRLQLTDEVLTNPQEPPLFCMVLRKQLEGGMITSIKQHETDRIVTISVQARNELGDQIERKLVIEIMGRHSNLILLDASRDMIIDSMKHLPPSVNSYRTVLPGQPYIPAPPQDKLNPFEVTETEFSEIAGTLQEPKDIVRRFAGFSPLTAAELLYRLDNQASFSIWQSFLQSFSAESMKPTVVENDRKTVFSAVELTHAEGTAQSFSTLGDLLDKVYFARAERERVKSQAIDLERWLSNEIAKLENKMKKLQKEQETAQDLDTLKLYGELLTANSYMLQKGDKEVTVDNYYEQGTVVTIPLDPRKSPIDNAQRYFSRYSKAKTALVRIAEQLEKTKDDIEYFEMVRQQVYQASPIDIEEIREELVELGFMRARKSKKKVKAKKPKPESFVSSAGIPISVGKNNKQNDYLTFKLSARDHIWLHTKDIPGSHVVIHDAEPDAQTIEEAAGLSAYFSKARESSSVPVDYTAVRHVKKPSGAKPGFVIYFEQKTVFVTPDEDLVRKLRK, from the coding sequence ATGGCATTTGATGGTTTATTTACGAAAGCTATAGTAAGCGAACTGCAGCAACTGAAGACTGGCCGGATTTCGAAGATTCATCAGCCGAACTCACAGGAAATTATATTCCAGATCCGGGCCAACAATAAAAATCATAAATTATTAGTATCGCTGCACCCTTCTTTTTCGCGTCTGCAGCTGACCGATGAGGTATTAACTAATCCGCAGGAGCCCCCTTTATTTTGCATGGTGCTGCGAAAACAGCTCGAAGGCGGAATGATTACGTCAATCAAACAGCATGAAACAGACCGCATTGTAACTATTAGTGTCCAGGCACGAAATGAACTGGGTGATCAGATTGAACGGAAGCTCGTCATCGAGATTATGGGCCGGCACAGTAATTTAATTTTACTGGATGCATCGCGTGATATGATTATCGACAGTATGAAACACTTGCCGCCTTCCGTAAACAGTTATCGGACCGTATTACCCGGACAGCCTTATATTCCGGCACCGCCGCAAGATAAATTGAATCCTTTTGAAGTAACAGAAACTGAATTCAGCGAAATTGCAGGCACACTGCAAGAGCCAAAAGATATCGTGCGCCGATTTGCCGGTTTTTCTCCACTGACCGCGGCGGAACTGCTGTACCGTTTGGATAATCAAGCCTCATTCAGCATTTGGCAGTCGTTTCTGCAAAGCTTCTCTGCCGAATCAATGAAACCGACTGTCGTGGAAAATGACAGAAAGACCGTATTTTCCGCGGTGGAACTTACACACGCAGAAGGTACTGCACAGTCATTTTCCACACTGGGCGACCTGCTTGATAAGGTATACTTTGCCCGCGCGGAACGGGAACGGGTAAAATCGCAGGCAATCGACCTGGAACGCTGGTTATCAAATGAAATTGCTAAACTAGAAAACAAAATGAAGAAACTGCAAAAAGAACAGGAAACAGCACAGGATCTTGATACATTAAAGCTGTACGGTGAACTATTGACAGCAAACAGTTATATGCTGCAAAAAGGTGATAAAGAAGTGACGGTGGACAATTACTATGAACAAGGCACCGTTGTCACTATCCCGCTTGATCCGAGAAAATCGCCAATCGATAATGCGCAGCGCTATTTCTCACGCTATTCAAAAGCTAAAACAGCTCTCGTCCGGATAGCAGAGCAGCTGGAAAAAACTAAAGACGATATTGAATACTTCGAAATGGTCAGACAGCAAGTGTACCAAGCTTCCCCCATTGATATAGAAGAAATACGTGAAGAACTGGTGGAGCTCGGATTTATGCGTGCAAGAAAAAGCAAAAAGAAAGTCAAAGCGAAGAAGCCGAAGCCGGAATCATTCGTATCGTCTGCCGGCATCCCGATCTCCGTCGGAAAAAATAATAAACAAAATGATTATTTGACTTTCAAACTGTCAGCCCGGGATCATATATGGCTACACACGAAAGATATCCCCGGCTCCCACGTTGTCATACATGACGCCGAACCGGATGCACAGACGATTGAAGAAGCTGCGGGACTTTCCGCTTACTTCAGTAAAGCAAGGGAGTCCTCCTCTGTACCTGTCGATTACACAGCAGTCCGTCACGTAAAGAAACCTTCAGGCGCCAAACCTGGCTTCGTCATTTACTTTGAACAGAAAACAGTATTTGTTACGCCGGATGAAGATTTAGTGCGGAAACTGCGGAAATAA
- the gmk gene encoding guanylate kinase: protein MYKHRGLLIVLSGPSGVGKGTVRKELFSSPDTNYEYSISMTTRNPREGEVDGVDYFFRSKEVFEEMIGEGKLLEYAEYVGNYYGTPLDYVNATLDAGRDVFLEIEVVGAAQVREKVPNGLFIFLAPPSLSDLETRLIGRGTEASDIIADRVLKAREELEMMHLYDYVVENDEVSKACDRINAIVTAEHCRRERVEERYLQMLEGE from the coding sequence ATGTACAAACATCGAGGACTCCTAATCGTCCTTTCTGGTCCATCCGGCGTCGGAAAGGGAACCGTTCGGAAAGAACTTTTCTCAAGCCCGGATACTAATTACGAATATTCCATATCCATGACCACCAGAAACCCGCGGGAAGGGGAAGTGGACGGCGTCGACTACTTCTTCCGCTCAAAAGAGGTATTTGAAGAAATGATCGGCGAAGGCAAACTGCTTGAATACGCAGAATACGTAGGAAACTACTATGGAACTCCGCTTGACTATGTCAACGCAACATTGGATGCAGGCCGCGATGTATTCCTGGAAATTGAAGTAGTCGGTGCAGCGCAAGTGCGTGAAAAAGTACCGAACGGCCTTTTCATTTTCCTTGCACCTCCAAGCTTAAGCGATCTGGAAACCCGTTTGATCGGAAGAGGTACAGAAGCATCTGACATTATTGCTGACCGTGTGTTAAAAGCGAGAGAAGAACTGGAAATGATGCACCTGTACGATTATGTAGTAGAAAACGACGAGGTCTCCAAAGCATGTGATCGGATCAATGCGATTGTTACGGCAGAGCATTGCAGAAGAGAACGTGTAGAAGAGAGATACTTACAAATGTTGGAGGGAGAATAA
- the rpoZ gene encoding DNA-directed RNA polymerase subunit omega, translating to MLYPSVDSLKGKVDSKYTLVTLAAKRAREMQEKKNELLGTYRSVKSVGRSLEEVAAGILINEKADESIVYEDEV from the coding sequence ATGTTATATCCATCAGTTGATTCACTAAAAGGAAAAGTTGATTCTAAATATACACTCGTTACACTGGCAGCAAAACGCGCACGTGAAATGCAGGAAAAGAAAAACGAATTACTTGGCACGTACCGTTCGGTAAAAAGTGTCGGCAGATCCCTCGAAGAAGTAGCGGCAGGGATTCTGATCAATGAAAAAGCAGACGAATCCATTGTTTATGAAGATGAAGTATGA
- the coaBC gene encoding bifunctional phosphopantothenoylcysteine decarboxylase/phosphopantothenate--cysteine ligase CoaBC encodes MKIDNKNILLCVTGGIAVYKAVALVSKLSQAGANVKVVMTDSAKEFVQPLSFQVMSRNDVYFDTFDEKDSRVIAHIDLADWADLVVVAPATANVIGKLANGIADDMVTTILLATEADVWIAPAMNVHMYDHPAVVRNIGQLHKDGYQFIEPSEGFLACGYVGKGRLEEPERITELISSYFTDASNQPLKGKKVVITAGPTRERIDPVRYVSNFSSGKMGYAMAAAAQKLGAETVLISGPVELAVPAGVHVIYVESAAEMLDAVLGQYDDASIVVKSAAVADYRPKNIHGQKMKKKAGDDVLELERTTDILKTLGERKEQQLLVGFAAETTDVIAYGQKKLESKNLDYIIVNDVTDPGGGFGSDTNVVTLLSREGDVTPFSSMPKGQLAVRLFETIIQQESSKLHVR; translated from the coding sequence ATGAAGATTGACAATAAAAACATTTTACTGTGCGTCACAGGCGGTATTGCGGTATACAAAGCAGTTGCACTTGTCAGCAAATTATCCCAGGCAGGCGCTAATGTAAAAGTGGTGATGACAGACTCAGCAAAAGAATTTGTACAGCCTTTATCTTTTCAAGTGATGTCCCGCAACGACGTATATTTCGATACGTTTGATGAAAAAGATTCCCGTGTTATTGCGCATATCGATCTGGCGGACTGGGCAGATCTGGTTGTGGTGGCACCTGCCACTGCTAATGTCATCGGCAAACTGGCTAATGGAATTGCTGACGATATGGTAACAACTATTTTACTCGCAACGGAAGCAGATGTATGGATAGCGCCGGCTATGAATGTGCATATGTATGACCATCCGGCTGTCGTCCGTAATATCGGACAGCTGCATAAAGACGGCTATCAGTTTATCGAACCGTCAGAAGGGTTTCTTGCGTGCGGTTACGTAGGCAAAGGGCGCCTGGAAGAGCCCGAACGAATCACTGAGCTGATCAGCAGCTATTTTACGGATGCTTCCAATCAGCCGCTGAAAGGCAAGAAAGTGGTTATTACAGCAGGGCCTACCCGTGAACGAATTGACCCTGTGCGTTATGTGTCTAATTTCTCCAGCGGGAAGATGGGCTACGCGATGGCGGCTGCGGCACAAAAACTTGGGGCCGAAACGGTACTGATTTCAGGGCCTGTAGAATTGGCGGTGCCTGCGGGCGTTCACGTGATTTATGTCGAAAGTGCAGCAGAAATGTTGGATGCCGTACTTGGCCAGTATGACGATGCATCTATAGTGGTGAAGTCAGCGGCAGTTGCAGATTACCGGCCTAAAAATATACATGGCCAGAAAATGAAGAAAAAAGCCGGCGATGATGTGCTCGAACTTGAGCGTACAACGGATATATTGAAAACACTCGGTGAGCGTAAAGAGCAACAGTTACTCGTTGGCTTTGCGGCTGAAACGACAGACGTGATTGCCTATGGACAAAAGAAATTAGAATCTAAAAACCTTGACTATATTATTGTAAACGATGTGACCGATCCGGGTGGCGGGTTCGGAAGTGATACAAATGTTGTAACACTCCTTTCTAGAGAAGGAGATGTGACTCCTTTCTCCTCTATGCCGAAAGGTCAGCTGGCTGTGCGTTTATTTGAAACGATTATTCAGCAAGAAAGCAGTAAACTGCATGTTCGCTGA
- the priA gene encoding primosomal protein N', translating to MFAEVIVDVAAYPIDRPFDYAVPADWEHVMEPGLRVKVPFGPRKVLGYVTAVKEESELDHNKIKPIAEIIDLEPVLSAELLALSKWMATDTIAYEIDALQVMLPAAMRVKYEKVLRAVKPELLDDSFRAFLGNRQQVTLKALQDANLLNEAKKYSELGIVDIDTAIQQKTKMKKVRMIHIPDAEQLQGALEEAHPNAKKQQELLRWLLLHPAESIEASEIVNESGVTAAVLKSLVDKQVVEQSYMEVYRELDTPKMQDSGKPEQLTDEQQTALSAISEASDRQIQETFLLHGITGSGKTEVYLQAIDHVLTQGKEAIVLVPEISLTPQMTARFKGRFGELVAVLHSGLSSGEKYDEWRRIHRGEVKVAIGARSAIFAPFTNLGLLILDEEHESTYKQEESPRYHARDVAIWRAQHYNCPVILGSATPSLESYARAVKGVYTLLTLSKRAKNQALPSVEVVDMREELKTGNRSMFSTALAEGIRERLARKEQIVLLLNKRGFSSFVLCRDCGTVVECPNCDISLTYHRASESLKCHYCGHEEPVPLECPECTSEHIRFFGTGTQKAQEELYKLVPEARVIRMDVDTTSTKGAHERLLYDFGEGKADILLGTQMIAKGLDFPRITLVGVLAADTSLHLADFRAAEKTFQLLTQVSGRAGRDQLPGEVVIQTYDPEHYAIELSKTQNYVPFYELEMERRRQLGYPPYYYVTVVQFSHEDVLKAADYAHKGTAFLSEHLSPGTVIIGPTAAAISRLNNRYRYQSLIKYKQEPALIPTLQQLLKHYKTSWAKDGLIMSINREPTAIF from the coding sequence ATGTTCGCTGAAGTCATTGTCGATGTAGCGGCTTATCCGATCGACCGACCGTTTGATTACGCCGTGCCTGCGGATTGGGAACATGTGATGGAGCCTGGTCTGCGGGTCAAAGTGCCGTTCGGTCCGAGAAAAGTTCTTGGCTACGTTACTGCGGTCAAAGAGGAAAGTGAACTGGATCACAATAAAATTAAACCAATCGCAGAAATTATAGATTTGGAGCCGGTTTTATCAGCAGAACTATTGGCTTTATCCAAATGGATGGCTACAGACACCATTGCTTATGAGATTGATGCGTTGCAAGTAATGCTGCCCGCAGCGATGCGGGTAAAGTATGAAAAGGTTTTGAGGGCAGTCAAACCAGAATTGCTGGATGATTCGTTCCGTGCATTTTTAGGAAATCGTCAGCAAGTGACACTGAAAGCACTGCAGGATGCGAATTTATTAAATGAAGCAAAGAAATACAGTGAGCTGGGAATCGTCGATATCGACACAGCGATTCAGCAGAAAACGAAAATGAAAAAAGTGCGGATGATTCATATACCCGATGCGGAGCAGTTGCAGGGCGCACTGGAAGAGGCCCATCCGAATGCAAAAAAACAGCAGGAATTACTGCGCTGGCTATTGCTTCATCCGGCAGAATCGATCGAAGCAAGTGAAATCGTCAATGAATCGGGCGTGACGGCGGCTGTTTTGAAATCACTGGTGGATAAACAGGTTGTCGAACAGTCCTATATGGAAGTGTATCGTGAATTGGATACACCGAAAATGCAGGACAGCGGAAAACCGGAACAGCTGACGGACGAGCAGCAGACTGCCCTGTCAGCAATCAGCGAAGCGAGCGACCGGCAGATTCAGGAAACTTTTCTGCTGCACGGCATTACTGGAAGCGGCAAGACAGAGGTCTATTTACAGGCAATTGACCATGTGCTGACACAAGGAAAAGAAGCAATTGTGCTTGTTCCGGAAATTTCATTGACTCCGCAGATGACAGCCCGTTTTAAAGGACGGTTCGGCGAGCTGGTGGCGGTTTTGCACAGCGGATTGTCGTCCGGCGAGAAATATGATGAATGGCGCCGGATCCACCGGGGCGAAGTGAAAGTGGCAATCGGTGCACGTTCTGCCATATTTGCGCCCTTTACGAATTTAGGATTGCTGATTTTAGATGAAGAACATGAATCTACTTATAAACAAGAAGAATCACCCAGATATCATGCGCGGGATGTAGCGATTTGGCGTGCTCAGCACTATAACTGCCCGGTCATTTTAGGCAGTGCGACGCCTTCATTGGAGTCTTATGCACGTGCTGTGAAAGGTGTTTATACGTTATTGACGCTGTCAAAGCGGGCGAAAAATCAGGCACTGCCAAGCGTTGAAGTCGTGGATATGCGGGAAGAGCTGAAGACGGGGAACCGTTCGATGTTTTCAACTGCATTGGCGGAAGGCATTCGCGAACGGCTGGCACGCAAGGAACAAATTGTGCTTTTGCTCAATAAACGCGGCTTCTCCAGTTTTGTGCTTTGCCGTGATTGCGGGACTGTAGTGGAATGTCCGAATTGTGATATTTCATTGACCTACCACCGCGCGAGTGAAAGTTTGAAATGCCATTACTGCGGTCATGAGGAACCGGTGCCGCTCGAATGCCCTGAATGTACGAGTGAGCACATTCGTTTTTTCGGAACCGGTACACAAAAAGCGCAGGAAGAACTGTATAAATTGGTGCCAGAAGCACGCGTCATTCGCATGGATGTCGATACGACAAGTACAAAAGGCGCACATGAACGTCTGCTTTATGATTTTGGTGAAGGCAAAGCAGATATTCTCCTCGGAACACAGATGATTGCAAAAGGACTGGATTTTCCGCGCATTACACTCGTCGGCGTTTTAGCGGCTGATACATCTCTTCACCTCGCAGATTTCCGGGCAGCAGAAAAAACATTTCAGCTGCTGACGCAGGTGAGCGGCCGGGCCGGACGTGATCAGCTGCCTGGAGAAGTGGTCATTCAGACATATGACCCTGAACATTATGCGATAGAGCTGTCTAAAACACAGAATTACGTACCATTTTATGAACTGGAAATGGAACGAAGACGGCAGCTCGGCTATCCGCCTTATTATTACGTAACGGTTGTACAGTTCAGTCATGAAGATGTATTGAAAGCGGCGGACTACGCACATAAAGGAACCGCGTTTCTGTCTGAGCACCTGTCGCCAGGCACTGTGATCATTGGACCGACGGCTGCTGCCATCAGCCGCCTCAACAATAGATATCGCTACCAAAGTTTGATAAAATACAAACAGGAACCTGCACTGATTCCAACACTGCAGCAACTGTTGAAACATTATAAAACGAGCTGGGCAAAAGACGGGTTAATTATGTCTATAAACCGTGAGCCGACAGCAATTTTTTAA
- the def gene encoding peptide deformylase, translating to MTILEIVKHPSPILTTPCEEVTVFDEKLGVLLDDMYETMVENDGVGIAAPQVGRTIRAAIVDFDEEQDIIEMINPVVTATGGSEVEVEGCLSFPGLFGEVERPFYVKIEAQERDGSLYELEAEGYEARAILHEIDHLNGVLFDKKIQRVVDPSEFEEEEDDE from the coding sequence TTGACTATATTAGAAATTGTAAAACATCCGTCCCCTATTTTGACTACTCCCTGCGAGGAAGTTACCGTATTTGACGAGAAGCTAGGGGTTTTGCTTGACGATATGTATGAGACGATGGTCGAAAATGACGGTGTCGGCATTGCTGCGCCGCAAGTCGGCCGCACGATCCGCGCCGCCATTGTTGACTTCGATGAAGAACAGGACATCATTGAAATGATCAACCCGGTAGTTACCGCAACAGGAGGGTCAGAAGTTGAGGTCGAAGGATGCCTCAGTTTCCCGGGATTATTCGGCGAAGTAGAGCGCCCTTTTTACGTGAAAATAGAAGCTCAGGAACGCGACGGCAGTCTGTATGAGTTAGAAGCAGAGGGATATGAAGCTCGTGCCATTCTGCATGAAATTGACCATTTAAATGGTGTTTTATTTGATAAGAAAATCCAACGGGTAGTGGACCCGTCTGAATTTGAAGAGGAGGAGGACGACGAATGA
- the fmt gene encoding methionyl-tRNA formyltransferase: MTKIIFMGTPEFSVGVLSMLHGEGYDIAAVVTQPDRPIGRKRILTPPPVKEEAVRLGLPVIQPEKLKGSSELQEILALQPDLIVTAAFGQLLPNELLEAPALGCINVHASLLPKYRGGAPIHQAVMDGETETGVTIMYMAEKLDAGDIISQVVTPIEETDDTGTMFTKLSAAGTSLLKETLPSIISGTNKRTKQDEAQVTFARNISREQERIDWTKSARSIYNQIRGLHPWPVAYTKFAGDQVKVWWAQMEEKHADAVPGEIIGLEKDRIIVQTGEGALAITDLQPAGKKRMTADVFLNGIGSKWQVGDQFE, encoded by the coding sequence ATGACTAAAATTATTTTCATGGGTACGCCTGAATTTTCTGTCGGTGTCCTTTCGATGCTTCACGGGGAAGGATATGACATCGCTGCTGTCGTTACGCAGCCTGATCGTCCGATAGGCCGCAAGCGCATACTGACGCCTCCTCCTGTAAAAGAAGAAGCGGTGCGCCTGGGACTGCCGGTTATTCAGCCTGAAAAGCTGAAAGGATCTTCCGAATTGCAGGAAATTCTGGCATTGCAGCCCGACCTGATCGTGACAGCCGCATTCGGGCAATTGCTGCCAAATGAATTGCTTGAAGCACCTGCGCTTGGCTGCATTAATGTGCATGCTTCACTATTACCAAAATATCGCGGCGGTGCACCGATTCACCAGGCAGTGATGGACGGTGAAACCGAAACGGGTGTCACGATCATGTATATGGCGGAAAAATTGGATGCGGGCGATATTATTTCACAAGTCGTCACGCCAATTGAAGAGACCGACGATACTGGAACTATGTTCACAAAGCTGTCTGCGGCAGGCACTTCATTATTGAAGGAGACATTGCCTTCCATTATCAGCGGTACGAACAAACGCACAAAGCAAGATGAGGCACAAGTAACGTTTGCACGCAATATTTCAAGAGAACAGGAACGGATTGACTGGACAAAATCCGCCCGTTCCATCTATAACCAAATCAGAGGGCTGCATCCATGGCCTGTCGCCTACACGAAGTTTGCAGGCGATCAAGTGAAAGTCTGGTGGGCGCAAATGGAAGAAAAGCATGCTGACGCAGTGCCGGGAGAAATTATCGGCCTTGAGAAAGACCGGATTATCGTGCAGACAGGTGAAGGCGCACTGGCGATCACTGATTTACAGCCAGCAGGAAAAAAACGAATGACTGCCGACGTATTCTTAAATGGAATCGGATCGAAATGGCAAGTGGGAGATCAATTTGAATGA
- the rsmB gene encoding 16S rRNA (cytosine(967)-C(5))-methyltransferase RsmB produces the protein MTNYKKKIWRGNVRDAALSILMEIENEQAFSNLLLHKTIELYDLPPKDRALLTELTYGTLQQQMTLDYYLAPFVRGKLQPWVRQLLRLSVYQIIYLSKIPEHAVVNEAVKIANKRGHKGVSSMVNGILRSILREGVPSLDEIEDPVTRLSIETSHPEWLIRRWIEQYGMEEATAAAVVNNQPPITTARINKTKTNIGEVIGLLKKEGIIATPGTLSDSSIQVESGNIASTEVFKQGLLTIQDESSMLPAIALQVEPGMRVLDMCAAPGGKTTHIAERMNDEGEIQAHDLHPHKLRLIEQNAQRLGLNSIHTNSGDSRALLDTYEARSFDRVLVDAPCSGLGVIRRKPEIKYKKTLQDIQNLSVIQKELLQVASRLVKIDGLLVYSTCTIDKSENEEIVDWFLREQPDFKLVPLHILEEENEQGYLQILPHDHQSDGFFIAAMQRIS, from the coding sequence ATGACAAATTATAAAAAGAAGATTTGGCGCGGCAATGTCCGGGATGCCGCATTATCAATTTTAATGGAAATTGAAAACGAGCAGGCATTCAGTAATTTATTACTGCATAAAACTATTGAGTTATATGATCTGCCGCCAAAAGACCGTGCGTTATTGACAGAATTAACATACGGCACCTTACAGCAGCAAATGACACTCGATTATTATCTGGCGCCGTTCGTGCGCGGAAAACTGCAGCCGTGGGTACGGCAATTACTGCGGCTGTCAGTGTATCAAATCATTTATCTGTCCAAGATACCTGAACATGCTGTTGTCAATGAAGCAGTAAAGATTGCCAATAAACGCGGGCATAAAGGGGTGTCATCTATGGTCAACGGAATTTTACGCTCCATACTCCGTGAAGGCGTACCTTCCCTTGATGAAATAGAAGACCCTGTTACCCGTTTGTCAATCGAAACGAGCCACCCGGAATGGCTGATTCGAAGATGGATTGAGCAGTACGGCATGGAAGAAGCGACTGCTGCGGCAGTTGTCAATAACCAGCCGCCTATTACGACAGCACGGATCAATAAAACGAAGACGAATATAGGGGAAGTCATTGGGTTACTTAAGAAAGAAGGTATTATTGCCACGCCTGGCACGCTGTCAGACAGCAGTATCCAGGTGGAGTCAGGTAATATCGCATCTACGGAAGTATTCAAGCAAGGACTGCTGACAATTCAGGATGAAAGTTCGATGCTGCCCGCAATTGCACTGCAAGTGGAGCCTGGGATGCGCGTACTGGATATGTGTGCAGCACCTGGCGGCAAAACGACACATATTGCAGAACGCATGAATGATGAAGGGGAAATACAGGCGCATGACTTGCACCCGCACAAACTGCGTCTGATTGAACAAAATGCACAGCGTCTCGGTTTGAATTCAATTCATACAAACAGCGGTGACAGCAGAGCGTTATTAGACACTTATGAAGCCCGGTCATTTGACCGTGTGCTGGTGGATGCGCCGTGCAGCGGATTGGGTGTTATTCGCAGAAAGCCTGAAATTAAATATAAAAAGACGCTGCAGGATATCCAAAATCTTTCAGTCATTCAAAAAGAGCTGCTGCAAGTTGCCAGCCGGCTGGTGAAGATAGACGGCCTGCTCGTCTATAGTACGTGTACCATCGACAAATCAGAAAATGAAGAGATTGTCGATTGGTTCTTGCGGGAGCAGCCGGACTTTAAGCTGGTGCCTCTTCATATTTTGGAAGAAGAGAATGAGCAGGGATATTTGCAGATTTTACCGCATGACCATCAAAGTGACGGATTCTTTATTGCAGCCATGCAAAGAATCAGCTGA
- a CDS encoding Stp1/IreP family PP2C-type Ser/Thr phosphatase has protein sequence MEYEIRSDTGKKRTVNEDEAAVFVHSKKQTVLAIIADGMGGHKGGDFASATAVRMIGERFMAADEEVETEQDWCDLLYDAVVDINLFLYTTSQEDENFKGMGTTLDIALILDEQCLVFHVGDSRIYHVTGKAIRQITKDHSFVNVLIDSGEITEQEAEVHPQRNWIMKAVGSEKSIVPDRYIFPLTEHSYVLLCTDGLSNKIDKETMLDIILQDSPLAVRADEFIEMANERGGEDNITVILLEIPGNGVTPA, from the coding sequence ATGGAGTATGAGATCCGCTCAGATACAGGGAAAAAGCGAACTGTAAATGAAGATGAAGCAGCTGTATTTGTTCACTCCAAAAAACAGACGGTTCTCGCAATCATTGCGGATGGAATGGGTGGTCACAAAGGCGGTGATTTTGCCAGTGCCACAGCCGTTCGCATGATTGGCGAGCGATTTATGGCAGCGGACGAGGAAGTGGAGACTGAACAGGATTGGTGCGATCTTCTATATGATGCAGTTGTCGATATTAATCTGTTTCTTTATACAACTTCTCAGGAAGATGAAAACTTTAAAGGGATGGGAACTACGCTTGACATTGCGCTGATTCTGGATGAACAATGTCTTGTCTTCCATGTCGGCGACAGCAGGATTTATCATGTTACAGGCAAAGCCATCCGCCAGATCACAAAAGATCATTCTTTCGTCAATGTATTGATTGACAGCGGAGAAATTACAGAACAAGAAGCGGAAGTGCATCCGCAGCGTAATTGGATTATGAAAGCAGTCGGCTCTGAAAAGTCGATCGTTCCTGACCGCTATATATTCCCTTTGACTGAACACTCTTATGTGCTGCTTTGCACAGACGGCCTGAGCAATAAAATCGATAAAGAAACCATGCTGGACATCATCCTTCAAGACAGCCCGCTGGCAGTCAGAGCAGATGAATTTATCGAAATGGCGAATGAACGCGGCGGCGAAGATAATATTACAGTGATTCTGCTGGAAATTCCCGGAAACGGGGTGACGCCGGCATGA